Proteins from a genomic interval of Microbacterium abyssi:
- a CDS encoding Re/Si-specific NAD(P)(+) transhydrogenase subunit alpha, with protein sequence MTQIGIVREQDGETRVAATPQTVGALRKLGYDVAVETGAGVASAYPDDAYATAGAVIVSADQAWASPILLKVNAPTDAEIARIADGATLIAQLSPNLRPELRQALATRGITALALDAVPRISRAQSMDVLSSMSNISGYRAVVEAANEFGRFFTGQVTAAGKVPPAKVLVAGAGVAGLAAIGAASSLGAIVRATDPRPEVADQVKSIGGTYLEVIVPEEQKEISSDGYAKATSEAYDRRAAELYSEQAADVDIIITTALIPGRAAPRLITAADVASMKPGSVIVDMAAAQGGNVEGSVAGERVVTANGVIILGYTDLAGRLPTQASQLYGTNLVNLLKLLTPAKDGQLVLDFDDVVQRTVTVVRDGEETWPPPPVQVSAAPVSKAVDAAPAAPAKKKGLSAGAKVALVAAGIAALFLVNAVAPAPLPQHFTVLMLSVVIGFYVIGKVSHALHTPLMSVTNAISGIIIVGAIVQIATPNLVVQILSAIAVLVASINIFGGFAVTRRMLKMFSKDAPSTSEKGAGR encoded by the coding sequence ATGACGCAGATCGGCATCGTGCGTGAGCAGGACGGCGAGACGCGGGTCGCCGCCACGCCGCAGACCGTAGGGGCCCTGCGCAAGCTCGGCTACGACGTCGCGGTCGAAACAGGTGCGGGCGTGGCATCCGCCTATCCCGACGACGCCTACGCGACCGCCGGCGCGGTGATCGTCAGCGCCGATCAGGCGTGGGCGTCGCCCATCCTGCTGAAGGTCAACGCCCCGACGGATGCCGAGATCGCCAGAATCGCGGACGGCGCGACGCTCATCGCACAGCTGAGCCCGAACCTGCGCCCTGAGCTGCGTCAGGCGCTCGCGACGCGCGGCATCACCGCGCTGGCGCTGGATGCGGTGCCGCGCATCTCGCGGGCGCAGTCGATGGATGTGCTCAGCTCGATGTCGAACATCTCGGGCTACCGCGCGGTCGTCGAAGCGGCGAACGAGTTCGGCCGGTTCTTCACCGGACAGGTCACCGCTGCGGGCAAGGTGCCGCCGGCGAAGGTGCTCGTGGCCGGTGCCGGTGTCGCCGGGCTCGCCGCCATCGGTGCGGCATCCAGCCTCGGCGCGATCGTGCGCGCGACCGATCCGCGTCCAGAAGTCGCCGATCAGGTGAAGTCGATCGGCGGCACGTACCTCGAGGTCATCGTGCCCGAGGAGCAGAAGGAGATCTCCAGCGACGGCTACGCCAAGGCGACCAGCGAGGCGTATGACCGCCGCGCCGCAGAGCTCTACTCCGAGCAGGCCGCGGACGTCGACATCATCATCACCACCGCTCTGATCCCGGGCCGCGCCGCCCCGCGGCTCATCACGGCGGCGGATGTCGCGAGCATGAAACCGGGCAGCGTCATCGTCGACATGGCAGCCGCACAGGGCGGAAACGTCGAGGGCTCGGTCGCAGGCGAGCGCGTCGTCACGGCGAACGGCGTCATCATCCTCGGCTACACGGACCTCGCCGGGCGCCTGCCCACCCAGGCCTCGCAGTTGTACGGCACGAATCTCGTCAATCTGCTGAAGCTGCTCACGCCGGCCAAGGACGGGCAGCTCGTGCTCGATTTCGACGACGTCGTGCAGCGGACCGTGACGGTCGTGCGCGACGGCGAGGAGACCTGGCCGCCACCGCCGGTGCAGGTGTCGGCGGCGCCTGTTTCGAAGGCTGTGGATGCCGCACCCGCCGCCCCTGCGAAGAAGAAGGGCCTGTCGGCCGGTGCGAAGGTCGCGCTGGTCGCGGCAGGCATCGCCGCGCTGTTCCTCGTCAACGCGGTCGCGCCGGCGCCTCTGCCGCAGCACTTCACCGTGCTGATGCTGTCGGTCGTGATCGGCTTCTATGTCATCGGCAAGGTCTCGCACGCCCTGCACACGCCGCTCATGAGCGTCACCAACGCCATCTCGGGCATCATCATCGTCGGCGCGATCGTGCAGATCGCGACGCCGAACCTCGTGGTGCAGATCCTGTCCGCGATCGCCGTGCTCGTGGCATCCATCAACATCTTCGGAGGGTTCGCGGTCACGCGCCGCATGCTGAAGATGTTCTCCAAGGACGCGCCCTCGACTTCTGAGAAGGGGGCCGGCCGATGA
- the paaA gene encoding 1,2-phenylacetyl-CoA epoxidase subunit PaaA has product MTEATRDEETTAEQRRFDEIISADSRIEPRDWMPDAYRKTLIRQISQHAHSEIIGMQPEGNWISRAPSLKRKAILMAKVQDEAGHGLYLYSAAQTLGITRDEMTDQLITGKAKYSSIFNYPTPTWADMGAIGWLVDGAAICNQVPLCRASYGPYGRAMVRVCKEESFHQRQGFEILLTLMQGSDAQREMAQDAVNRWYWPSLMMFGPPDGDSPNSAQSMAWNIKRFSNDELRQRFIGMLVPQAEVLGITLPDPELRFDEETQQYVGGEIDWTEFFEVLAGRGPMNAERVRARREAHEEGAWVRAAAAEYARKQAARAEEVAA; this is encoded by the coding sequence ATGACCGAGGCCACCCGCGACGAAGAGACCACCGCCGAGCAGCGCCGGTTCGACGAGATCATCTCGGCGGACTCGCGCATCGAGCCGCGCGACTGGATGCCGGATGCCTACCGCAAGACGCTCATCCGGCAGATCTCGCAGCACGCGCACTCCGAGATCATCGGCATGCAGCCCGAGGGCAACTGGATCAGCCGCGCACCGAGCCTCAAGCGCAAGGCGATCCTCATGGCGAAGGTGCAGGACGAGGCAGGCCACGGCCTGTACCTCTACTCCGCCGCGCAGACGCTCGGCATCACGCGCGACGAGATGACCGACCAACTCATCACCGGCAAGGCGAAGTACTCGTCGATCTTCAACTACCCCACGCCGACGTGGGCCGACATGGGCGCGATCGGCTGGCTCGTCGACGGCGCCGCGATCTGCAACCAGGTGCCGCTGTGCCGCGCGTCGTACGGACCGTACGGGCGTGCCATGGTGCGCGTCTGCAAGGAGGAGTCGTTCCACCAGCGGCAGGGTTTCGAGATCCTGCTGACCCTCATGCAGGGCAGCGACGCGCAGCGCGAGATGGCGCAGGATGCCGTGAACCGCTGGTACTGGCCGAGCCTGATGATGTTCGGTCCGCCCGACGGCGACTCCCCGAACTCGGCCCAGTCGATGGCCTGGAACATCAAGCGCTTCTCGAACGACGAGCTGCGTCAGCGCTTCATCGGGATGCTGGTACCGCAGGCCGAGGTGCTCGGCATCACCCTCCCTGATCCTGAGCTGCGCTTCGACGAGGAGACCCAGCAGTACGTCGGCGGCGAGATCGACTGGACCGAGTTCTTCGAGGTGCTCGCCGGTCGCGGCCCGATGAACGCCGAGCGGGTCAGGGCACGGCGCGAGGCGCACGAAGAGGGTGCCTGGGTGCGCGCGGCCGCAGCCGAGTACGCGCGCAAGCAGGCAGCGCGGGCAGAGGAGGTAGCGGCATGA
- the paaE gene encoding 1,2-phenylacetyl-CoA epoxidase subunit PaaE, which yields MPRLPRALRPLQSAVNATTRTRRRGRFHELEVTEVRPLTAESIEVTFAVPPELHDDYQYLPGQYVALRAHVDGQEVRRSYSICRPPSPGRISVGIKRDLGGLFSVWAHENLKPGDRIEVMSPEGKFTTNLPDLDHAHIAGIAAGSGVTPMMALAAHVLASSPTAQFSLVYTNRATQDVMFLDDLADLKDRYPSRLALHHVLSREQRTAPLLSGRIDGEKLGAILDGLVPPGTVTEWFLCGPFDLVALCRETLEARGVPTGSIRFELFTSDADGPRVDRGRPVVIDKGDEVRKIEFTLDGLSSTVESPVSANEAILDAALRVRGDVPFACAGGVCGTCRARLLEGEVRMTQNFALEPEELERGYVLTCQSHPTTASVVVDYDA from the coding sequence ATGCCGCGCCTGCCTCGAGCCCTTCGACCACTTCAAAGTGCTGTGAACGCCACCACGCGCACACGCCGCCGCGGGCGCTTCCACGAGCTCGAGGTCACCGAGGTCAGGCCGCTCACCGCGGAGAGCATCGAGGTCACATTCGCCGTGCCACCGGAGCTGCATGACGACTACCAGTACCTTCCTGGCCAGTACGTGGCGCTGCGCGCCCACGTCGACGGCCAAGAGGTGCGCCGCAGCTACTCGATCTGCCGGCCGCCGAGCCCCGGCCGCATCAGCGTCGGCATCAAGCGCGACCTCGGCGGACTGTTCTCGGTCTGGGCGCACGAGAACCTCAAGCCCGGCGACCGCATCGAGGTGATGAGCCCGGAGGGGAAGTTCACCACCAACCTCCCCGACCTCGACCACGCGCATATCGCGGGCATCGCCGCGGGTTCGGGCGTGACGCCGATGATGGCGCTGGCGGCTCACGTGCTGGCATCCTCGCCGACGGCGCAGTTCAGTCTCGTCTACACGAACCGCGCCACTCAGGACGTCATGTTCCTCGACGACCTCGCCGACCTGAAGGACCGCTACCCGTCCCGCCTCGCACTGCACCATGTGCTCTCGCGCGAGCAGCGCACCGCTCCCCTGCTGTCCGGGCGCATCGACGGCGAGAAACTCGGTGCGATCCTCGACGGGCTGGTACCGCCGGGGACCGTCACGGAGTGGTTCCTGTGCGGGCCGTTCGACCTCGTCGCACTGTGCCGCGAGACGCTCGAGGCGCGCGGAGTGCCGACGGGCAGCATCCGCTTCGAGCTGTTCACGAGCGACGCCGATGGCCCGCGCGTCGATCGCGGGCGCCCCGTCGTGATCGACAAGGGCGACGAGGTGCGGAAGATCGAGTTCACGCTCGACGGCCTGTCGTCGACGGTCGAGTCGCCGGTGTCGGCGAACGAGGCGATCCTGGATGCCGCGTTGCGCGTCCGCGGAGACGTGCCGTTCGCGTGCGCCGGAGGGGTCTGCGGCACGTGCCGGGCCCGCCTGCTCGAGGGCGAGGTGCGGATGACGCAGAACTTCGCGCTCGAGCCGGAGGAGCTCGAACGCGGCTATGTGCTGACCTGCCAATCCCACCCGACCACGGCATCCGTGGTCGTCGACTACGACGCGTGA
- the pntB gene encoding Re/Si-specific NAD(P)(+) transhydrogenase subunit beta produces the protein MSAVELSASVAGAAYIVAALLFIMSLAGLSRHESSRAGVTYGMVGMAIALVATIWVTFQGAWGQPQAILGLVLLLVAMLVGAVIGLWRARSVEMTGMPELIALLHSFVGLAAVLVGWNGHLHSPGLTGALADIHHAEVFIGIFIGGVTFTGSIVAFLKLSGRISSKPLMLPGKNVLNLGAIVVFIGLTVWYVMTPSLVLLIVVTALSLALGWHLVASIGGGDMPVVVSMLNSYSGWAAAAAGFLLNNDLLIVTGALVGSSGAYLSYIMCKAMNRSFISVIAGGFGIAAPTKDDVDHGEHREIDAASVADMLGSASTVVITPGYGMAVAQAQYPVAELTQKLRDRGVDVRFGIHPVAGRLPGHMNVLLAEAKVPYDIVLEMDEINDDLASTAVVLVIGANDTVNPAAAEDPSSPIAGMPVLRVWEAENVIVFKRSMASGYAGVQNPLFFRENAQMLFGDAKDRVDDILRAL, from the coding sequence ATGAGCGCCGTCGAACTCTCCGCATCCGTCGCGGGCGCCGCGTACATCGTCGCCGCTCTGCTGTTCATCATGAGCCTCGCAGGGCTCAGTCGCCACGAGTCCTCGCGCGCCGGCGTCACCTACGGCATGGTCGGCATGGCGATCGCCCTGGTCGCCACGATCTGGGTCACGTTCCAGGGTGCGTGGGGGCAGCCGCAGGCGATCCTCGGGCTCGTGCTGCTGCTGGTCGCGATGCTCGTCGGCGCGGTCATCGGCCTCTGGCGGGCGCGCAGCGTCGAGATGACCGGCATGCCGGAGCTCATCGCGCTGCTGCACAGCTTCGTGGGTCTCGCGGCCGTGCTCGTCGGCTGGAACGGCCACCTGCACAGCCCCGGGCTCACCGGCGCGCTCGCCGACATCCACCACGCCGAGGTGTTCATCGGCATCTTCATCGGCGGCGTGACGTTCACCGGATCCATCGTCGCGTTCCTGAAGCTGTCGGGGCGCATCTCGTCGAAGCCGCTCATGCTGCCGGGCAAGAACGTGCTGAACCTCGGTGCGATCGTCGTGTTCATCGGCCTGACGGTCTGGTACGTCATGACGCCGTCGCTCGTGCTGCTGATCGTCGTCACCGCCCTGTCTCTGGCGCTCGGGTGGCACCTGGTCGCTTCGATCGGCGGCGGCGACATGCCGGTGGTCGTCTCGATGCTGAACAGCTACTCCGGCTGGGCCGCCGCCGCCGCGGGCTTCCTGCTGAACAACGACCTGCTGATCGTCACGGGTGCGCTGGTCGGATCTTCCGGTGCGTATCTGTCGTACATCATGTGCAAGGCCATGAACCGGTCGTTCATCTCGGTGATCGCCGGCGGGTTCGGCATCGCGGCGCCGACGAAGGATGACGTCGACCACGGCGAGCATCGTGAGATCGACGCGGCGTCCGTGGCCGACATGCTCGGCAGCGCCTCGACCGTCGTGATCACACCCGGCTACGGCATGGCCGTCGCACAGGCGCAGTACCCGGTCGCCGAGCTCACGCAGAAACTGCGCGATCGCGGCGTGGACGTCAGGTTCGGCATCCATCCCGTCGCCGGACGCCTGCCCGGGCACATGAACGTGCTGCTGGCCGAGGCCAAGGTGCCGTACGACATCGTGCTCGAGATGGACGAGATCAACGACGACCTGGCATCCACCGCCGTCGTCCTCGTGATCGGCGCGAACGACACCGTGAACCCCGCGGCGGCCGAGGATCCCAGCAGCCCGATCGCCGGAATGCCGGTGCTGCGCGTGTGGGAAGCCGAGAACGTGATCGTGTTCAAGCGCTCGATGGCCTCGGGGTATGCCGGCGTGCAGAACCCGCTGTTCTTCCGCGAGAACGCGCAGATGCTGTTCGGTGATGCGAAGGATCGGGTGGACGACATCCTGCGAGCGCTGTAA
- the paaB gene encoding 1,2-phenylacetyl-CoA epoxidase subunit PaaB: protein MSETASSSEMWPLWEVFVRANRGMSHVHAGSLHAPDAELAVRNARDLYTRRGEGTSIWVVPSDAITASDPDAKGSFFESPAGKNYRHAVYYTASEGVPHL from the coding sequence ATGAGTGAGACAGCATCTTCGTCTGAGATGTGGCCGCTGTGGGAGGTGTTCGTCCGCGCGAACCGCGGAATGAGCCACGTGCACGCGGGGTCGTTGCACGCTCCGGATGCCGAGCTCGCGGTGCGCAACGCCCGCGACCTGTACACGCGGCGCGGCGAGGGCACCTCGATCTGGGTGGTGCCGTCGGATGCCATCACGGCCAGCGACCCGGACGCCAAGGGCTCGTTCTTCGAGAGCCCCGCCGGTAAGAACTACCGCCATGCGGTGTACTACACCGCATCCGAGGGGGTGCCGCACCTGTGA
- a CDS encoding enoyl-CoA hydratase/isomerase family protein, which yields MIDLTIADDIAHVVLNAPEKRNALDVQALADLGAAYDDAEAAGVRSLVLRGEGPGFCAGRDIAGVDPATDDVTGYLDGLVTPLLKKMSSFPAPTFAAAHGACLGVGLGLLIATDVVYVADNAKIGSPFAALGATLDSGGHALFYERLGAHRTLDLIYTGRLMSGAEAVQSGLFSQVFQEDKVQAATEDAASRAARGATQAFLASKRLVARLRDERLALWDAVAVENANQASLRDTADYREGFAAFQQKRKPEFTGR from the coding sequence ATGATCGACCTGACCATCGCCGATGACATCGCCCACGTGGTGCTGAACGCGCCGGAGAAGCGCAACGCGCTGGACGTCCAGGCGCTCGCCGACCTCGGCGCCGCGTACGACGACGCCGAAGCCGCGGGCGTGCGGTCGCTCGTGCTGCGCGGCGAAGGGCCGGGCTTCTGCGCGGGTCGAGACATCGCCGGCGTCGACCCGGCGACGGACGACGTGACCGGCTACCTCGACGGGCTCGTCACGCCGCTGCTGAAGAAGATGTCGTCGTTTCCCGCACCGACCTTCGCGGCCGCGCACGGTGCCTGCCTCGGGGTGGGTCTCGGTCTGCTCATCGCCACGGACGTCGTCTACGTCGCGGACAACGCGAAGATCGGCTCTCCCTTCGCCGCCCTCGGAGCAACGCTCGACTCCGGCGGACATGCGCTGTTCTACGAGCGGCTCGGCGCGCACAGGACGCTCGACCTCATCTACACGGGCCGGCTCATGAGCGGCGCGGAGGCCGTGCAGTCCGGCCTGTTCTCGCAGGTGTTCCAGGAGGATAAGGTGCAGGCGGCGACGGAAGACGCGGCATCCCGCGCCGCCCGGGGCGCGACACAGGCGTTTCTCGCGAGCAAGCGCCTCGTCGCCCGGCTGCGCGACGAGCGACTCGCGCTCTGGGATGCCGTCGCCGTCGAGAACGCGAATCAGGCGTCGCTGCGCGACACCGCCGACTACCGCGAGGGATTCGCGGCGTTCCAGCAGAAGCGGAAGCCGGAGTTCACCGGGCGCTGA
- the paaD gene encoding 1,2-phenylacetyl-CoA epoxidase subunit PaaD, producing MVTTTRRQDAWRVAATVTDPEVPVLTIEDLGVLRDVTVDGERVTVTLTPTYSGCPALDAMRDDVILALTAAGFDHVDVRTTLSPAWTTDWMTDAGKRKLTEFGIAPPTGRAALGRGPVKLRLAVKCPRCGSPDTREIARFGSTSCKALYECRACLEPFDHFKVL from the coding sequence ATGGTGACCACCACACGCCGACAGGACGCCTGGCGCGTCGCTGCGACCGTGACCGACCCCGAGGTCCCCGTCCTGACGATCGAAGACCTCGGCGTCCTGCGAGACGTAACGGTCGACGGCGAGCGCGTCACGGTCACGCTCACGCCGACGTACAGCGGATGCCCGGCGCTGGACGCCATGCGCGACGACGTGATCCTCGCGCTCACCGCCGCCGGCTTCGACCACGTCGATGTGCGCACCACGCTCTCTCCCGCGTGGACGACGGACTGGATGACGGATGCCGGGAAGCGCAAGCTCACCGAGTTCGGCATCGCCCCGCCGACCGGTCGTGCGGCGCTGGGGCGGGGACCGGTGAAACTCCGGCTCGCCGTGAAGTGCCCGCGCTGCGGATCACCTGACACCCGCGAGATCGCGCGCTTCGGCTCGACCTCCTGCAAGGCGCTCTACGAATGCCGCGCCTGCCTCGAGCCCTTCGACCACTTCAAAGTGCTGTGA
- a CDS encoding ATP-dependent Clp protease ATP-binding subunit, producing MTTPAQNEQQSALEQFGINLTDRARQGKLDPVIGRDSEIRRVSQVLTRRTKNNPVLIGEPGVGKTAVVEGLAQRIVAGDVAESLKDKDLITLDISALVAGAMYRGQFEERLKQVLKEITESDGQIITFIDELHTLMGAGGGEGSVAASNMLKPMLARGELRLIGATTLNEYREFIEKDAALERRFQQVYVGEPTVEDSIAILRGLKGRYEAHHGVTIADSALVAAAALSNRYLPSRQLPDKAIDLMDEAMSRLKMEIDSSPVEIDQLKRQVDRMKLEELALKKEKDAASKERLAALREQLAEQERELAVLEERWAREKSGLNRVGELKKQLDDAVTQRDLAMREADYTKASKLEYETIKRLERDIAEAEQAEAASAESGEGRMVNDQVTEEDIAGVIAAWTGIPVGRLLQGESEKLLHLEHELGRRLIGQKNAVRAVADAVRRSRAGISDPGRPTGSFLFLGPTGVGKTELAKALAEFLFDDEHAMVRIDMSEYGEKHTVSRLVGAPPGYVGYEQGGQLTEAVRRRPYSVVLLDEVEKAHAEVFDVLLQVLDDGRLTDGQGRTVDFSNVILILTSNIGSPILIDPVMSEGEKREAVMALVRQSFRPEFLNRLDDIVMFSALSEDDLAQIVELTVDQLQQRLHDRRLTLAVTPDARSWLAQRGYDPVYGARPLRRLIQNEVQNKLATALLSGGVHDGDTVRVDVSADGAGLVLTSA from the coding sequence ATGACCACGCCCGCACAAAATGAACAGCAGTCCGCCCTCGAGCAGTTCGGCATCAACCTGACCGACCGCGCCCGCCAGGGCAAGCTCGACCCGGTGATCGGCCGTGACAGCGAGATCCGTCGCGTCAGCCAGGTGCTCACCCGCCGCACGAAGAACAACCCCGTGCTCATCGGCGAACCGGGCGTCGGCAAGACCGCCGTCGTCGAGGGGCTGGCTCAGCGCATCGTCGCGGGCGACGTCGCCGAATCCCTGAAGGACAAGGACCTCATCACCCTCGACATCTCCGCGCTCGTCGCCGGTGCGATGTACCGCGGCCAGTTCGAGGAGCGCCTGAAGCAGGTGCTCAAGGAGATCACCGAGTCCGACGGGCAGATCATCACGTTCATCGACGAGCTGCACACGCTCATGGGCGCCGGCGGCGGCGAGGGATCGGTCGCGGCATCCAACATGCTCAAGCCAATGCTCGCCCGCGGTGAGCTGCGCCTGATCGGTGCCACGACGCTGAACGAGTACCGCGAGTTCATCGAGAAGGATGCCGCGCTCGAACGCCGCTTCCAGCAGGTCTACGTCGGTGAGCCGACGGTCGAGGACAGCATCGCGATCCTGCGCGGGCTCAAGGGCCGGTACGAGGCGCACCACGGCGTGACGATCGCGGACAGCGCGCTCGTCGCCGCTGCGGCGCTGTCGAACCGGTATCTGCCGAGCCGCCAGCTGCCCGACAAGGCCATCGACCTGATGGACGAGGCCATGTCGCGGCTCAAGATGGAGATCGATTCGTCTCCGGTCGAGATCGACCAGCTCAAGCGTCAGGTCGACCGGATGAAGCTCGAAGAGCTCGCGCTGAAGAAGGAGAAGGACGCGGCCTCCAAGGAGCGCCTGGCTGCGCTCCGCGAGCAGCTGGCCGAGCAGGAGCGCGAACTCGCCGTCCTCGAAGAGCGCTGGGCCCGCGAGAAGTCAGGCCTGAACCGGGTGGGCGAACTGAAGAAGCAGCTCGACGATGCGGTCACGCAGCGCGACCTCGCGATGCGCGAGGCCGACTACACCAAGGCGTCGAAGCTCGAGTACGAGACGATCAAGCGCCTGGAGCGCGACATCGCCGAGGCCGAGCAGGCCGAAGCCGCCTCCGCCGAGTCGGGCGAGGGCCGTATGGTCAACGACCAGGTCACCGAGGAGGACATCGCAGGCGTCATCGCTGCGTGGACCGGCATCCCCGTCGGACGCCTGCTGCAGGGCGAGAGCGAGAAGCTGCTGCACCTGGAGCACGAGCTCGGCCGGCGCCTGATCGGCCAGAAGAACGCGGTGCGCGCGGTGGCGGATGCCGTGCGCCGCTCGCGTGCCGGCATCAGCGACCCCGGTCGCCCGACCGGGTCCTTCCTGTTCCTCGGACCGACCGGTGTGGGAAAGACCGAGCTCGCCAAGGCTCTCGCGGAGTTCCTGTTCGACGATGAGCACGCGATGGTGCGCATCGACATGTCGGAGTACGGCGAGAAGCACACAGTCTCGCGTCTCGTCGGTGCCCCTCCGGGGTACGTCGGATATGAGCAGGGCGGTCAGCTGACCGAGGCCGTGCGTCGCCGTCCGTACAGCGTCGTGCTGCTCGACGAGGTCGAGAAGGCGCACGCCGAGGTGTTCGACGTGCTGCTGCAGGTGCTCGACGACGGCCGCCTCACCGACGGGCAGGGGCGGACGGTCGACTTCTCGAACGTCATCCTGATCCTCACCTCGAACATCGGCTCGCCGATCCTCATCGACCCGGTGATGTCCGAGGGCGAGAAGCGGGAAGCCGTGATGGCGCTGGTGCGGCAGTCGTTCCGTCCTGAGTTCCTCAACCGTCTCGACGACATCGTGATGTTCTCGGCGCTGTCGGAGGACGACCTCGCGCAGATCGTCGAACTCACCGTCGATCAGCTGCAGCAGCGGCTGCACGATCGCCGGCTGACGCTCGCGGTCACCCCTGACGCCCGCTCGTGGCTCGCCCAGCGGGGGTACGACCCCGTGTACGGCGCGCGGCCGCTGCGCCGGCTGATCCAGAACGAGGTGCAGAACAAGCTCGCAACCGCCCTGCTGTCCGGCGGAGTGCACGACGGCGACACCGTGCGCGTGGATGTCTCGGCCGACGGCGCGGGGCTGGTGCTGACCTCGGCCTGA
- the paaC gene encoding 1,2-phenylacetyl-CoA epoxidase subunit PaaC: protein MSHDPHGAVTVDELELSAELAGSGDAVASAAVAEYALWLGDDALILSQQLGAWIARAPELEEDVALGNIALDLLGHARSLLRYAGTADGRTEDDLAYFRDEPEFRSAWLFEQPNGDFAQTIARQLAASAYLFELYSALRLSRDATLAAIAEKSLKEVDYHRDHAVQWTLRLAGGTDESRRRMIRAVTDVWPYVDELFRDEPLIDELDGIAVRPSVLRDGFDAAVDVVFAEADLHRPEGQPSAGGGRRGIHFPALSRILAEMQVLARQHPGATW from the coding sequence ATGTCCCATGACCCGCACGGCGCCGTCACCGTCGACGAGCTCGAGCTCAGCGCTGAGCTCGCAGGCAGTGGAGACGCCGTCGCCTCCGCCGCCGTCGCCGAGTACGCCCTCTGGCTCGGCGACGATGCGCTGATCCTCTCGCAGCAACTCGGCGCCTGGATCGCCCGCGCCCCAGAGCTCGAAGAGGATGTCGCGCTCGGCAACATCGCCCTCGACCTGCTCGGCCATGCGCGCTCGCTGCTCCGCTACGCCGGCACCGCCGACGGGCGCACCGAGGACGACCTCGCCTACTTCCGCGACGAACCGGAGTTCCGCAGCGCCTGGCTCTTCGAGCAGCCGAACGGCGACTTCGCGCAGACGATCGCGCGGCAGCTCGCGGCATCCGCGTACCTGTTCGAGCTGTACTCCGCCCTGCGCCTCTCACGCGACGCGACGCTCGCAGCCATCGCCGAGAAGTCGCTCAAGGAGGTCGACTATCACCGCGACCACGCCGTCCAGTGGACGCTGCGCCTCGCGGGCGGCACCGACGAATCGCGCCGCCGCATGATCCGTGCGGTGACCGATGTCTGGCCGTACGTCGACGAGCTGTTCCGCGACGAGCCGTTGATCGACGAGCTCGACGGCATCGCGGTGCGCCCATCGGTCCTGCGCGACGGGTTCGACGCCGCGGTCGACGTCGTCTTCGCCGAAGCCGACCTCCACCGTCCCGAAGGCCAGCCGTCCGCCGGCGGCGGGCGCCGCGGCATCCATTTCCCCGCCCTGTCGCGCATCCTCGCCGAGATGCAGGTTCTCGCAAGACAGCATCCGGGGGCGACATGGTGA